One genomic window of Actinoplanes lobatus includes the following:
- a CDS encoding TetR/AcrR family transcriptional regulator → MKRTQAQRSADTRAKVLEATVQCLVERGYAETTTAEVLARADVPRGTLLHHFPTKVDLLVGAVHHVAGRRVESLTAELAAIPPEADRLDALIDIIWRHFSSPLFWAALELWNACRTDTELRAALLPVEKEIFAVLHDRARDLLSGSSPGDPRVPTVVEFSYEVLTGLAMTGIVSGDLGRRELLIRRWKRAAAILLGHRDPSTLVERARSKES, encoded by the coding sequence GAAGGTCCTGGAGGCCACCGTGCAGTGCCTGGTCGAGCGCGGCTACGCGGAGACCACCACCGCCGAGGTCCTGGCCCGCGCCGACGTGCCCCGGGGCACGCTGCTGCACCACTTCCCGACCAAGGTCGACCTGCTGGTCGGCGCGGTGCACCACGTGGCCGGCCGCCGGGTGGAGTCGCTGACCGCCGAGCTGGCCGCGATCCCGCCGGAGGCGGACCGTCTCGACGCGCTGATCGACATCATCTGGCGGCACTTCTCCTCCCCGCTGTTCTGGGCGGCACTCGAGTTGTGGAACGCCTGCCGCACCGACACCGAGCTGCGCGCCGCGCTGCTCCCGGTGGAGAAGGAGATCTTCGCCGTTCTGCACGACCGGGCCCGCGATCTGCTCAGCGGGAGCTCGCCCGGTGATCCCCGCGTGCCGACCGTGGTCGAGTTCAGCTACGAGGTCCTCACCGGACTGGCCATGACCGGCATCGTCAGCGGCGATCTGGGCCGCCGTGAGCTGCTCATCCGCCGCTGGAAACGGGCGGCCGCCATCCTGCTCGGCCACCGCGATCCGTCCACCCTGGTGGAACGCGCCCGCTCAAA